In Streptomyces sp. NBC_01426, one genomic interval encodes:
- a CDS encoding universal stress protein — translation MSETAEPLIVVGVDGSNHSKEALRWAVAQAKAIGGRVHAVMSWDWNTNPFAVGPTSQEDLVGVEEAARLKLADTVAEAVGTSPGVPVFRRVEKGAPAKVLVDASQEAELTVVGTRGYGGFRGALLGSVSQQVVQYARSTVVVVRDENED, via the coding sequence GTGAGTGAGACCGCCGAGCCCCTGATCGTCGTCGGCGTGGACGGTTCGAACCACTCCAAGGAAGCGCTGCGCTGGGCCGTCGCCCAGGCCAAGGCCATCGGCGGCCGGGTGCACGCCGTGATGAGTTGGGACTGGAACACCAACCCCTTCGCGGTGGGACCGACATCGCAGGAGGACCTGGTCGGCGTCGAGGAGGCGGCCCGCCTCAAGCTCGCCGACACCGTCGCCGAGGCCGTCGGCACCTCGCCGGGCGTCCCGGTCTTCCGACGCGTCGAAAAGGGCGCGCCCGCCAAGGTCTTGGTCGATGCCTCGCAGGAGGCCGAGCTGACGGTGGTCGGCACGCGGGGGTACGGCGGCTTCCGGGGCGCCCTGTTGGGCTCGGTGAGCCAGCAGGTGGTCCAGTACGCGCGGAGCACCGTGGTCGTGGTCCGGGACGAGAACGAGGACTGA
- a CDS encoding SRPBCC family protein, which translates to MSGEFEASVEIDRPVEVVFAYLADGRNDPQFSPRVQEITRSPEGPTAVGSVFRSTVKDAGMKTGREFRIDGFDPPRSIRWTELSRNLVTANGGYDFESLPGDRTRVRIFNTLEGHGVGKLLVGLALGAARKDAPDFGRRIKAAVEASSPR; encoded by the coding sequence ATGTCCGGAGAGTTCGAGGCGAGCGTCGAGATCGACCGTCCCGTGGAGGTGGTCTTCGCCTACCTGGCCGACGGTCGCAACGACCCGCAGTTCAGCCCGCGCGTCCAGGAGATCACCCGCAGCCCCGAGGGCCCGACGGCCGTCGGCTCGGTCTTCCGCAGCACCGTCAAGGACGCGGGAATGAAGACGGGGCGGGAGTTCCGGATCGACGGCTTCGACCCGCCCCGCTCGATCCGCTGGACCGAGCTGAGCCGGAACCTGGTCACCGCCAACGGCGGCTACGATTTCGAATCGCTGCCCGGAGATCGCACTCGGGTACGGATCTTCAACACCCTCGAAGGGCACGGCGTCGGCAAGCTGCTCGTCGGGCTCGCTCTGGGCGCGGCCCGCAAGGACGCCCCCGACTTCGGCCGCCGGATCAAGGCGGCCGTGGAGGCGTCCTCCCCCCGCTGA
- a CDS encoding NADPH-dependent 2,4-dienoyl-CoA reductase: protein MSPQSSQSRYPHLLSPLDLGFTTLPNRVIMGSMHTGLEEHAGGFERLAAFYAERARGGAGLIVTGGIAPNDAGRPFEGGSRLTTEDEAAEHRVITEAVHAEGGKIAMQILHFGRYAYHKDLVAPSPLQAPISPFVPNELTDIEVERTIEDFVRAARLAKLAGYDGVEIMGSEGYLVNEFIAAATNRRTDRWGGAYENRVRFPLEIVRRTRAAVGEDFILIYRLSMLDLIPGGSTLDEVVHLAKEIEAAGATIINTGIGWHEARIPTIATSVPRGAYTWVTKRLMGAVSVPLVTSNRINTPEIAEELLADGRADLVSLARPFLADAEFVNKARAGAPETINTCIGCNQACLDHTFSGKITSCLVNPRACHETELVLSPTQLKKSVAIVGAGPAGLACAVSAAERGHAVTLYEASGRIGGQLDIARRIPGKEEFEETIRYFGTQLAAHAIDVRLNTRADVDTLQGYDEVVVATGVTPRTPAIEGVDHPHVVNYLDVLRDGAPVGERVAVVGAGGIGFDVAEFLTDSGEGASQDPEVYFRHWGVDTAYTGPGGLTAAERPASPRRVHLLQRKATKVGANLGTTTGWIHRAELKHRGVVSVAGATYDRIDDEGLHITVEGEQRLVPADTVVLCTGQEPRRDLYEALRAAGVDAHLIGGADVAAELDAKRAIRQGTELAASL from the coding sequence ATGAGTCCGCAGAGTTCCCAGAGCCGGTACCCGCACCTGCTCAGCCCCCTGGACCTCGGCTTCACCACCCTGCCGAACCGCGTGATCATGGGCTCGATGCACACCGGCCTCGAAGAGCACGCGGGCGGCTTCGAGCGCCTCGCCGCCTTCTACGCCGAGCGCGCCCGCGGCGGCGCCGGCCTGATCGTCACGGGCGGCATCGCCCCCAACGACGCCGGTCGCCCCTTCGAGGGCGGCTCCCGCCTCACCACCGAGGACGAGGCCGCCGAGCACCGGGTGATCACCGAGGCCGTGCACGCCGAGGGCGGGAAGATCGCGATGCAGATCCTCCACTTCGGCCGCTACGCCTACCACAAGGACCTGGTCGCCCCCAGCCCGCTCCAGGCTCCCATCAGCCCCTTCGTCCCGAACGAGCTGACGGACATCGAGGTCGAGCGGACCATCGAGGACTTCGTCCGCGCCGCCCGGCTCGCCAAGCTCGCGGGCTACGACGGCGTCGAGATCATGGGCTCCGAGGGCTACCTGGTCAACGAATTCATTGCCGCCGCCACCAACAGGCGCACCGACCGCTGGGGCGGCGCGTACGAGAACCGGGTGCGCTTCCCGCTGGAGATCGTCCGCCGCACCCGCGCGGCCGTCGGCGAGGACTTCATCCTCATCTACCGGCTCTCCATGCTGGACCTGATCCCCGGCGGCTCCACCCTCGACGAGGTCGTCCACCTCGCCAAGGAGATCGAGGCGGCCGGCGCGACCATCATCAACACCGGCATCGGCTGGCACGAGGCCCGCATCCCCACCATCGCGACCTCCGTCCCGCGCGGCGCCTACACCTGGGTCACCAAGCGGCTGATGGGCGCGGTCTCCGTGCCGCTCGTCACCAGCAACCGGATCAACACCCCGGAGATCGCCGAGGAGTTGCTGGCCGACGGACGCGCCGACCTGGTGTCCCTGGCCCGCCCCTTCCTGGCGGACGCGGAGTTCGTGAACAAGGCCCGCGCCGGTGCCCCCGAGACCATCAACACCTGCATCGGCTGCAACCAGGCCTGTCTCGACCACACCTTCAGCGGCAAGATAACCAGCTGCCTGGTCAACCCGCGCGCCTGCCACGAGACCGAACTCGTGCTGTCGCCCACCCAGTTGAAGAAGAGCGTCGCCATCGTCGGCGCCGGCCCGGCCGGCCTGGCCTGCGCCGTCTCGGCCGCCGAGCGCGGCCACGCCGTCACCCTCTACGAGGCCTCCGGCCGCATCGGCGGTCAGCTCGACATCGCGCGCCGCATCCCGGGCAAGGAGGAGTTCGAGGAGACCATCCGCTACTTCGGCACGCAGCTCGCCGCCCACGCGATCGACGTACGCCTCAACACCCGCGCCGACGTGGACACCCTCCAGGGCTACGACGAGGTCGTCGTCGCCACCGGCGTGACCCCCCGGACCCCGGCCATCGAGGGCGTGGACCACCCCCACGTCGTGAACTACCTCGATGTCCTGCGCGACGGCGCGCCCGTCGGCGAGCGGGTGGCCGTGGTCGGCGCCGGCGGCATCGGCTTCGACGTCGCGGAGTTCCTCACCGACAGCGGCGAAGGCGCCTCCCAGGACCCCGAGGTGTACTTCCGTCACTGGGGCGTCGACACCGCCTACACCGGCCCGGGCGGCCTCACCGCCGCCGAGCGCCCCGCGTCCCCGCGCCGCGTGCACCTGCTCCAGCGCAAGGCGACCAAGGTCGGCGCGAACCTCGGCACCACCACCGGCTGGATCCACCGCGCGGAACTCAAGCACCGCGGCGTCGTCTCCGTGGCCGGGGCCACCTACGACCGGATCGACGACGAGGGCCTGCACATCACCGTCGAGGGCGAACAGCGTCTGGTTCCCGCCGACACGGTCGTCCTGTGTACCGGACAGGAGCCGCGCCGTGACCTGTACGAGGCGCTGCGCGCGGCCGGCGTCGACGCGCACCTGATCGGCGGCGCCGACGTGGCCGCCGAACTGGACGCCAAGCGGGCCATCCGCCAGGGCACGGAGCTGGCCGCGAGCCTCTGA
- a CDS encoding alpha-mannosidase: MHDDRSVTELRLRRVLTERIKPAVRSRPVPLTVERWDAPGEPVPVAEGLTAPYEPCGVGEPWGPAWGTTWFKVTGVVPADHAGRAVEAVLDLGFDRMMPGFQCEGLVHRADGTEVKALNPYNDWVRVTDLAEGGEPVEWYVEAAANPVLVDHRATHEGDRLTSADRPLYRLARMDLVVFETEVWELVQDLEVLHDLMTQLAADDARRYEILRAVDASLDAVDLGDVPGTAGAARARLAAVLAAPAHASAHRISAVGHAHIDSAWLWPLRETVRKVSRTTSNMVNLMDEHPEFVFAMSQAQQFDWIKTHRPELFERIKKKIADGQFVPVGGMWVESDTNMVGGEAMARQFLYGKKFFLDEFGIETHNVWLPDSFGYTAAMPQIVKLSGARWFLTQKISWSQVNAFPHHTFWWEGIDGSRVFTHFPPVDTYNCDLGGAQLAHAARNYREKGRGSRSLAPFGWGDGGGGPTREHLARARRQRNLEGSPRVEIERPDAFFEKAHAEYEDAPVWAGELYLELHRGTYTSQAKTKQGNRHSESLLREAELWASTAAVRVPGHVYPYEDLERIWKTVLLHQFHDILPGSSIAWVHREARETYARVREELTAITRAAQLALAGEGTERLVFNCAPHSRRGVPAGGAGLPAPAGRSVTVRERPAGGHILVNGRLRVEIDGRGLIVSAYDLEADRESLAPGSAANLLQIHPDFPNMWDAWDIEAFYRHRVTDLVERDALEVTENGPEAATVRVTRSFGSSRATQSITLRAGARTVDLVTEVDWHETEKFLKAAFPLDVKAERSATETQFGHVHRPTHVNTSWEAAKFEICAHRWIHVEEPGWGVALLNESTYGHDVTRDVRPDGGQTTTVRLSLLRAPRYPDPETDQGTHTLRHSLAPGASLGDAVREGHALNLPERVVTGAGPVAPLVAVDDDAVVVEAVKLAEDRGGDVIVRLYESRGGRAVARLTAGFPVSAAVESDLLERPLEGTAVGAPAADGTVRLTLRPFQIVTVRLRRA; the protein is encoded by the coding sequence ATGCACGACGACCGCAGCGTCACCGAACTCCGCCTCCGCCGGGTCCTCACGGAACGGATCAAACCCGCCGTGCGCTCCCGCCCGGTCCCGCTCACCGTCGAGCGCTGGGACGCCCCGGGCGAGCCCGTCCCCGTGGCCGAAGGCCTCACCGCGCCGTACGAGCCCTGCGGCGTCGGCGAACCGTGGGGTCCGGCCTGGGGCACCACCTGGTTCAAGGTCACCGGTGTGGTCCCCGCCGACCACGCGGGCCGCGCCGTCGAAGCCGTCCTCGACCTCGGCTTCGACCGGATGATGCCCGGCTTCCAGTGCGAGGGCCTGGTCCACCGCGCCGACGGCACCGAGGTCAAGGCACTCAACCCCTACAACGACTGGGTTCGCGTCACCGACCTCGCGGAGGGCGGCGAGCCGGTCGAGTGGTACGTCGAGGCCGCCGCCAACCCCGTGCTCGTCGATCACCGCGCCACCCACGAGGGCGACCGACTGACCAGCGCGGACCGGCCCCTCTACCGGCTCGCCCGGATGGACCTGGTCGTCTTCGAGACCGAGGTCTGGGAACTCGTCCAGGACCTCGAAGTCCTCCACGACCTGATGACGCAGCTCGCCGCGGACGACGCCCGGCGGTACGAGATCCTGCGCGCCGTCGACGCGTCGCTGGACGCGGTGGACCTCGGCGACGTCCCCGGCACGGCCGGCGCGGCCCGCGCGCGGCTCGCCGCCGTCCTCGCCGCGCCCGCCCACGCCTCCGCGCACCGGATCAGCGCGGTCGGCCACGCCCACATCGACTCGGCCTGGCTGTGGCCGCTGCGCGAGACGGTCCGGAAGGTGTCCCGCACCACCTCCAACATGGTCAACCTGATGGACGAGCACCCCGAGTTCGTCTTCGCGATGTCCCAGGCCCAACAGTTCGACTGGATCAAGACCCACCGCCCCGAACTCTTCGAGCGGATCAAGAAGAAGATCGCGGACGGGCAGTTCGTGCCGGTCGGAGGCATGTGGGTCGAGTCCGACACCAACATGGTCGGCGGCGAGGCCATGGCCCGCCAGTTCCTCTACGGCAAGAAGTTCTTCCTCGACGAGTTCGGCATCGAGACCCACAACGTCTGGCTGCCCGACTCCTTCGGCTACACCGCCGCCATGCCCCAGATCGTCAAACTGTCCGGCGCCCGCTGGTTCCTCACCCAGAAGATCTCCTGGTCCCAGGTCAACGCCTTCCCTCACCACACCTTCTGGTGGGAGGGCATCGACGGCAGCCGCGTCTTCACCCACTTCCCGCCCGTCGACACCTACAACTGCGACCTCGGCGGAGCGCAGCTCGCGCACGCGGCACGCAACTACCGTGAGAAGGGGCGCGGTTCACGCTCGCTCGCCCCCTTCGGCTGGGGCGACGGCGGCGGCGGACCCACCCGCGAACACCTGGCCCGGGCCCGCCGCCAGCGGAACCTGGAGGGATCACCGCGCGTCGAGATCGAGCGGCCCGACGCCTTCTTCGAGAAGGCCCACGCCGAGTACGAGGACGCCCCCGTCTGGGCCGGCGAGCTCTACCTGGAGCTCCACCGCGGCACCTACACCTCCCAGGCCAAGACCAAACAGGGCAACCGGCACAGCGAATCCCTCCTGCGCGAAGCCGAGTTGTGGGCATCGACCGCCGCGGTGCGGGTGCCGGGGCACGTCTACCCGTACGAGGACCTGGAGCGGATCTGGAAGACCGTGCTGCTGCACCAGTTCCACGACATCCTGCCCGGATCCTCCATCGCCTGGGTACACCGCGAGGCGCGCGAGACGTACGCGAGGGTCCGGGAGGAGCTGACGGCGATCACCCGCGCCGCGCAGCTCGCGCTCGCGGGGGAGGGTACGGAACGCCTGGTGTTCAATTGCGCCCCGCACTCCCGACGCGGCGTCCCCGCGGGCGGCGCGGGGCTGCCGGCGCCGGCAGGCCGGTCGGTCACGGTGCGGGAGCGACCCGCCGGCGGGCACATCCTCGTCAACGGGCGGCTGCGCGTGGAGATCGACGGCCGGGGCCTGATCGTGTCGGCGTACGACCTGGAGGCGGACCGGGAGTCGCTCGCGCCGGGGAGCGCGGCCAACCTCCTCCAGATCCACCCCGACTTCCCCAACATGTGGGACGCCTGGGACATCGAGGCCTTCTACCGCCACCGGGTCACCGACCTCGTGGAGCGGGACGCCCTGGAGGTCACGGAGAACGGCCCGGAGGCGGCGACCGTACGGGTCACCCGCTCCTTCGGCTCCTCCCGGGCGACGCAGTCGATCACCCTTCGAGCGGGAGCCAGGACGGTGGACCTGGTCACCGAGGTGGACTGGCACGAGACGGAGAAGTTCCTCAAGGCCGCCTTCCCGCTCGACGTGAAGGCCGAACGCTCCGCCACGGAAACCCAGTTCGGGCACGTCCACCGGCCCACCCACGTCAACACCTCATGGGAGGCGGCCAAGTTCGAGATCTGCGCGCACCGGTGGATCCACGTGGAGGAGCCCGGCTGGGGGGTCGCGCTGCTCAACGAGTCCACCTACGGGCACGACGTGACCCGGGACGTGCGGCCCGACGGCGGCCAGACCACCACGGTCCGACTGTCCCTGTTGCGGGCCCCGCGCTACCCCGACCCGGAGACCGACCAGGGCACCCACACCCTGCGCCACTCGCTCGCCCCCGGCGCGAGCCTCGGGGACGCCGTACGGGAGGGCCACGCGCTGAACCTGCCGGAACGGGTCGTCACCGGCGCCGGACCGGTCGCCCCGCTGGTGGCCGTGGACGACGACGCGGTGGTCGTCGAGGCGGTCAAGCTCGCCGAGGACCGCGGCGGAGACGTGATCGTCCGCCTGTACGAGTCCCGGGGCGGCCGGGCCGTCGCCCGACTGACGGCGGGCTTCCCGGTCTCGGCGGCCGTCGAGAGCGACCTGCTGGAACGGCCGCTGGAGGGCACGGCCGTCGGCGCCCCGGCGGCGGACGGCACGGTGCGGTTGACCCTGCGCCCGTTCCAGATCGTGACGGTCCGCCTGCGTCGGGCCTGA
- a CDS encoding ABC transporter substrate-binding protein, translating into MTRSPALRTALATLVAGALLSTAACGMNAAPDDVKEARRTGRVAGAITFRTLQLKPVYTSYVQGVIDAFEAKYPEVKVRWEDVPGDGYNEKLVADARAGALPDVVNLSTDSFQLLGDRGMLADVAALDGQVAEEYVPGAWEQFKLPGRGEGVFAYPWYVTPEILTYNEELFARAGLDPARPPTTVEQFFDCAERIAARSGGRYAAFMADPKGRLPGDWQKMGVPILDADGSAFTFDTAKAVEWVERMKDLYAKGAMPKESLLKADDINQLYGSGKLVFGPGSPGFVKDIRRNAPQVYAHTRVAGAVTGTLGHIGIYAQSLGIRKDTEHPDAAAEFAKWVTNGPNQVAFARKATIYPSNARGLTDPYFADRGDGKDAETVARAIGAEQLRSADLDANTPVQWTNQVGDAVVREMQRAIQGESDPKAAVRKAQEEANKLLADAANR; encoded by the coding sequence ATGACCCGTTCCCCCGCGCTCCGCACGGCCCTCGCCACACTCGTGGCCGGAGCCCTCCTGTCCACCGCGGCATGCGGCATGAACGCCGCCCCGGACGACGTGAAGGAGGCGAGGAGGACCGGCCGGGTCGCGGGCGCGATCACCTTCCGCACCCTTCAGCTGAAACCCGTGTACACCTCGTACGTCCAAGGGGTCATCGACGCCTTCGAGGCGAAGTACCCCGAGGTGAAGGTGAGATGGGAGGACGTCCCGGGCGACGGCTACAACGAGAAGCTCGTCGCCGACGCCCGCGCAGGGGCCCTCCCGGACGTGGTCAACCTCTCCACCGACTCCTTCCAACTCCTCGGCGACCGGGGCATGCTCGCCGACGTGGCCGCGCTCGACGGGCAGGTCGCCGAGGAGTACGTTCCCGGCGCCTGGGAGCAGTTCAAGCTCCCCGGCAGGGGCGAGGGCGTGTTCGCCTATCCCTGGTACGTGACCCCCGAGATCCTCACCTACAACGAGGAACTCTTCGCGCGCGCCGGCCTGGACCCGGCCCGACCACCCACCACCGTCGAGCAGTTCTTCGACTGCGCCGAGCGGATAGCCGCCCGGTCCGGAGGCCGCTACGCCGCCTTCATGGCGGACCCCAAGGGGCGACTGCCCGGCGACTGGCAGAAGATGGGCGTCCCGATCCTCGACGCGGACGGGAGCGCGTTCACCTTCGACACCGCCAAGGCGGTCGAGTGGGTCGAACGGATGAAGGACCTGTACGCCAAGGGCGCCATGCCGAAGGAGTCCCTCCTCAAGGCGGACGACATCAACCAGTTGTACGGCAGCGGCAAACTGGTCTTCGGGCCGGGCTCACCGGGCTTCGTCAAGGACATCCGGCGCAACGCCCCGCAGGTCTACGCACACACCCGGGTCGCGGGCGCCGTCACCGGCACGCTCGGCCACATCGGCATCTACGCGCAGTCGCTCGGCATCCGCAAGGACACCGAACACCCGGACGCGGCCGCCGAGTTCGCCAAGTGGGTGACCAACGGACCCAACCAGGTCGCGTTCGCCAGGAAGGCCACCATCTATCCCTCCAACGCCCGGGGCCTGACCGACCCGTACTTCGCGGACCGGGGGGACGGCAAGGACGCCGAGACCGTGGCCCGCGCGATCGGCGCCGAGCAGCTGAGGAGCGCGGACCTCGACGCCAACACCCCCGTGCAGTGGACCAACCAGGTCGGTGACGCGGTGGTCCGCGAGATGCAGCGGGCCATCCAGGGCGAGTCGGATCCCAAGGCGGCGGTGAGGAAGGCGCAGGAGGAGGCGAACAAGCTGCTCGCCGACGCGGCGAACCGGTGA
- a CDS encoding carbohydrate ABC transporter permease: MSTRGPLGVEPSRRAGDGRRRRLLGRAGRYATLVLVLVVMLGPIVWQFLTSIRGRTENVYDGVLPAQPTLDNYVRVAESFPLLQYVGNTLVVAVLAITSNTVFAAMGGYALSRAGWKGRTTVFTVLVATLMFPFESVMISMFLTVRDMGLVDTLVGVWLPGAVSVLNIMVMRAAFLAVPREVEEAAVLDGADEWARFTRVFLPSAKGALAVVCITSFMGAWDDFLWPLLVLTDSDHYTLQLGLKTLAGATTVNDQRLIAAGAMAALLPMLLLFLALQRFFFKGVGDGAVKI; encoded by the coding sequence TTGAGCACACGGGGCCCCCTCGGCGTGGAGCCGTCCCGGAGGGCCGGGGACGGCCGCAGGCGCCGACTGCTCGGCCGGGCCGGCCGGTACGCGACGCTGGTCCTCGTCCTCGTGGTGATGCTCGGGCCGATCGTCTGGCAGTTCCTGACCTCGATCCGCGGCCGCACGGAGAACGTGTACGACGGGGTGTTGCCCGCACAACCCACCCTCGACAACTACGTCCGGGTCGCCGAATCGTTTCCCCTGCTCCAGTACGTCGGCAACACCCTCGTCGTGGCGGTCCTCGCGATCACCTCGAACACCGTCTTCGCCGCGATGGGCGGCTACGCGCTCTCCCGCGCCGGCTGGAAGGGCCGCACGACCGTCTTCACGGTGCTCGTGGCGACCCTGATGTTCCCCTTCGAATCCGTGATGATCTCAATGTTCCTGACGGTGCGCGACATGGGCCTGGTCGACACCCTCGTCGGCGTGTGGCTGCCCGGCGCCGTCTCCGTCCTCAACATCATGGTCATGCGGGCGGCCTTCCTCGCCGTGCCCCGGGAGGTGGAGGAAGCCGCGGTACTGGACGGAGCAGACGAATGGGCCCGCTTCACCCGGGTGTTCCTGCCCAGCGCCAAGGGCGCCCTGGCCGTCGTGTGCATCACCAGCTTCATGGGCGCCTGGGACGACTTCCTGTGGCCCCTGCTCGTCCTCACCGACAGCGACCACTACACCCTCCAACTCGGCCTGAAGACCCTGGCCGGCGCCACCACCGTCAACGACCAGCGGCTCATCGCCGCCGGCGCGATGGCAGCGCTCCTCCCCATGCTGCTCCTCTTCCTCGCCCTCCAGCGCTTCTTCTTCAAGGGCGTGGGCGACGGAGCCGTCAAGATCTGA
- a CDS encoding PaaI family thioesterase: MTLTPADADKILADNFAPWVLALGLTVRETGERHAVLRLPWSDDLARDGGGLSGQALMAAADTATVIAISAARGAYGPMTTVQQSTSFQRPVIGADVLIDVRITKLGKRMAFADITMTPDGSDEPAAKASTVYALLG; encoded by the coding sequence GTGACGCTGACACCCGCAGACGCCGACAAGATCCTCGCCGATAACTTCGCCCCCTGGGTGCTCGCCCTCGGCCTCACCGTCCGGGAGACCGGCGAACGGCACGCCGTCCTGCGGCTGCCGTGGTCCGACGACCTGGCCCGGGACGGCGGCGGGCTCAGCGGACAGGCCCTGATGGCCGCCGCCGACACGGCCACCGTCATTGCGATCTCCGCCGCGCGCGGCGCGTACGGGCCCATGACCACCGTCCAGCAGTCGACCAGCTTCCAACGTCCCGTGATCGGGGCCGACGTGCTCATCGACGTACGGATCACCAAACTCGGCAAGCGGATGGCGTTCGCGGACATCACCATGACGCCGGACGGCTCCGACGAGCCGGCCGCCAAGGCCTCCACCGTGTACGCGCTGCTCGGGTGA
- a CDS encoding carbohydrate ABC transporter permease: protein MVALFSLWPFVNTVLLSFTDARILRGGGFIGLDNYRRALADPDFWVATGNSVVYLLVVVPCLVFLPLALAVLVRTKVPGIGFFRSAFYTPVIASAVVVGLIWQWVLRSDGLVNTVFRKLSIVSEPIPFLTDSSMLLVSAMIVTVWKGLGYYMVFYLAALGNVSAALHEAAALDGAGAVRRFFSITVPQVKPMMLLVGTLSAISALRVFTEIYILGGESGGPGGGARTLPFLIRQVGLGFSGETGYASAISILLFLLTLVFSLLGRRLSKGDES from the coding sequence ATGGTGGCCCTGTTCAGCCTCTGGCCGTTCGTCAACACCGTCCTGCTCTCCTTCACCGACGCCCGGATCCTGCGCGGCGGCGGCTTCATCGGCCTCGACAACTACCGGCGCGCCCTGGCCGACCCCGACTTCTGGGTAGCGACCGGCAACAGCGTGGTGTACCTGCTCGTCGTCGTGCCGTGCCTGGTCTTCCTGCCGCTGGCCCTCGCCGTCCTCGTCCGGACCAAGGTTCCCGGCATCGGCTTCTTCCGGTCCGCCTTCTACACGCCGGTGATCGCCTCCGCCGTCGTCGTGGGCCTGATCTGGCAGTGGGTGCTGCGCAGCGACGGGCTCGTCAACACGGTCTTCCGGAAGCTGAGCATCGTCTCCGAACCGATCCCGTTCCTCACCGACAGCTCCATGTTGCTGGTCTCCGCCATGATCGTGACCGTGTGGAAGGGCCTCGGCTACTACATGGTCTTCTACCTGGCCGCGCTCGGGAACGTCTCCGCCGCCCTGCACGAGGCGGCGGCCCTGGACGGCGCGGGCGCCGTCCGGCGCTTCTTCAGCATCACCGTCCCGCAGGTGAAACCGATGATGCTGCTGGTCGGCACCCTCTCCGCCATCTCCGCGCTGCGCGTGTTCACCGAGATCTACATCCTCGGCGGCGAGAGCGGCGGCCCCGGTGGCGGCGCCCGTACCCTGCCGTTCCTCATCCGGCAGGTCGGCCTCGGCTTCTCCGGCGAGACCGGCTACGCCTCGGCCATCTCCATCCTGCTGTTCCTGCTGACGCTGGTGTTCAGCCTGCTGGGGCGCCGCCTCTCCAAGGGGGACGAGAGTTGA
- a CDS encoding MFS transporter, with protein sequence MSGAAPGPTRPSNLSRLSRNKDFNVFWLGQALSVIGGSISFFALPLLVLDATGSLAQMGLITAVAAVSAVGTGLFAGHVVDRVDRRRLMIVCDLARAALLGAVPFLWLAGPRIWLLYLMTAVVGVLKTLFDVAYVTAVPNLVPAEDLTAANGRLMSTFAVGTLVGPVAAGAIATWVGEDWALGVDGATFLVSAATLRWVRFTPRPTQDGTGEEQVPGGGARKAREMFLVGFRFLWAHELLRPLTVLLTLLTFVTVGATDLLFFRVRSDLQQSAATLGYVVAVSGLGTLVGALCAGRLRRLLGFGACWLGSVALVGLSVAGIGVSRDVPTIAALAAVFMFGLTVAGVCSMTLRQEVTPDPLLGRVTSVFWTVHNASGPVGAAVLTRLAQAHGVPAISLAAGAFCMLLVGAGLFTPLRSGRPGRPKEPLTGSPGRGPARGTSRRARPDRRR encoded by the coding sequence GTGAGCGGGGCAGCGCCCGGACCCACCAGGCCGTCGAACCTCTCCCGCCTCTCCCGCAACAAGGACTTCAACGTCTTCTGGCTCGGCCAGGCGTTGTCCGTGATCGGCGGGTCGATCTCGTTCTTCGCACTGCCCCTGCTCGTGCTCGATGCCACCGGGTCCCTCGCCCAGATGGGCCTGATCACCGCCGTCGCGGCGGTCTCCGCGGTCGGCACGGGACTGTTCGCGGGCCACGTGGTCGACCGGGTGGACCGCCGCCGGCTGATGATCGTCTGCGATCTGGCGCGCGCCGCCCTGCTGGGCGCGGTGCCGTTCCTGTGGCTCGCGGGCCCCCGGATCTGGCTGCTGTACCTGATGACCGCCGTGGTCGGCGTGCTGAAGACGCTGTTCGACGTGGCATACGTGACGGCCGTCCCCAACCTGGTTCCCGCCGAGGACCTCACCGCCGCCAACGGGCGGCTGATGAGTACCTTCGCCGTGGGCACCCTGGTGGGGCCGGTGGCCGCCGGGGCCATCGCCACGTGGGTCGGCGAGGACTGGGCCCTGGGCGTGGACGGCGCCACCTTCCTGGTGTCCGCCGCGACCCTCCGGTGGGTACGGTTCACCCCGCGCCCCACCCAGGACGGGACGGGGGAGGAGCAGGTGCCCGGCGGCGGGGCCCGGAAGGCGCGCGAGATGTTCCTCGTCGGCTTCCGCTTCCTGTGGGCCCACGAACTGCTGCGCCCGCTGACGGTGCTCCTCACCCTGCTGACCTTCGTCACCGTCGGCGCCACCGACCTGCTGTTCTTCCGGGTCCGGAGCGACCTTCAGCAGAGCGCCGCCACCCTCGGCTACGTCGTCGCGGTCAGCGGTCTCGGCACGCTCGTCGGCGCCCTCTGCGCCGGGAGGCTGCGCCGCCTCCTCGGGTTCGGCGCCTGCTGGCTGGGCTCCGTCGCCCTGGTCGGTCTCTCCGTCGCGGGCATCGGCGTGAGCCGCGACGTGCCGACCATCGCCGCACTGGCCGCCGTGTTCATGTTCGGGCTCACCGTCGCCGGGGTCTGCTCCATGACCCTGCGCCAGGAGGTGACACCGGACCCCTTGCTGGGCCGCGTCACCTCCGTGTTCTGGACCGTGCACAACGCCTCGGGCCCGGTGGGGGCGGCCGTCCTGACCCGACTGGCCCAGGCGCACGGGGTTCCGGCCATCAGCCTGGCCGCCGGTGCCTTCTGCATGCTGCTGGTCGGGGCCGGACTGTTCACCCCGCTGCGCTCCGGCCGGCCCGGCCGCCCGAAGGAGCCCCTCACCGGATCGCCCGGGCGCGGACCGGCCAGGGGGACGTCGCGACGCGCACGGCCGGACCGACGCCGCTGA